The nucleotide sequence AAACGGTCGTGCACGATCTTCGCTTCGGCCAGGGGAATGGTTTGCTGAGCCGCGTGGACATAGGCCTGGCACATGTCCATCGCAATCGCTTCAACCGAGGCAATTTGTTCATCAGAAAGCTGCGAAAGACAGGCAATTCCGCTCTCGGTGTCGTGCCCGTCGGCGATCGCTTCGACCGTGCTGGCATCGAGATCGTACAGCAACGTGATGTAGTTGTGCCCCTTGGCGAACGCCTTTTCGTCGATGCCGATTCGCGGCTTCGGCTGGGCCTGCTTGCGCAGCTTGCCGCGTGCGACGGCACGTTGAATGACGTTCCAAGTTTGGTCCCAGTTGGTTCGCAGAATCTGCATCGCTCCGGTCACCGTTTGCGTGGCCAGCAGCACGTCGATCGCCAGCCGCTCGAAGAGAATTGTGAAGCGGCTACCCTTCTCGGCCCACGACACGTCTGCCTGCTTGACGCCATGCTGCGGACAATTCACCCGCGGCACGGCAGCATGCAAAATGGTCTTAAACTGGCAACTGTCCAAATGCCGCCAACTCCGCTGCGGAGCGTGATCGTAACAGGCCAGCTTGGCATCGCACTCAGGGCAACAAAACTTGGTGCCGGGCGGGTGTTCGACATGCACATCAATCTGCTGCCGATCCACATCAAGCGCCACCTGCGACACAAACCACGGCGACTTCAGGCCCAAAAGGTGCTGGTAAAGTTCTTTGTCTTGCATGAATGCTTCTCCTTCTCGGAGAATTCTAGCAGACCCATGAAAAAGCCGGATGGACCTAATATTTCTTTATCGCACCCACCTGAACCAAAGCAATTGTCTGGTGCCATCGCTCTGATACAACTTCTGAATACGGCTCCCAAGTATTCCAGTGTCTACCACATTCCACATAAATCGGAGTTACCGTAATACTCATGGATGCTCCTACTTCAATGTTCCGCCTGCCAATTGGGCCCCATTCCCCGCCCCAATCACCTTGCGGATTGCCATCTATACTTGCAGTGACCAATCCATATCCAAACCATCCCTCCTTAACCTGAATGCTTACATCCATAGCCGCTCCCACAATAATTTGCTGGAAATTAAAGTTCGTTGGCCATTGTGATGGTCTTGGGGCGTCGATTTCCTTAGTTTCCGTCTTTGAGGTCAATGGATGACTCCACAGCATGTCCGACTCGTATATATCCAACTTTGCCTCTATCCTAAACCGCTCCAGATCATACCGCGTCTTGTACAGCCATGGTCTGTATTTTGTTTCCGGGAATTGGTCTTTAGTAATCGACCCCTTCAGGCCTACCCTGATGGTGTCAACGTATCCCGAGGCATTCTGATAGCTGATGGTCGAAGTTACGGCAGATATTCCTAAATCCAAAAACGTCAACACAGTTCCCGCATCTGAAATCGCTTGCCATGCTGTATATCCCTCTACAATTTGATTTCCAGATGGATCTAGGTGCCTCAGCGATGAGTTATGAACATACCGAAGAAGATTCGCATCCCCCGCCTCAAACCCAAGCGGATCTTCGCCAGTCCATCGGCCAGTCAAAGCATCATAGTACCTCGCTCGGTTGTACTGCAGACCACTCTCTTCATCCCGTTCCCGCCCAGTAAACGCAAACAGGAAGTCCACCGACGAGTTCGTTTCCGACGTGATGTTGCCATAGGCATCGTAGGCCAGGTGGTTCTGGGCCGTGGTGGTATTCGTGCCGCTGTCGTAGTCGACCACATCGCGTACCGTGCCCAGGTGGTCGGTTAGTGCCCAGAGGGCATCTCCCGCAGAAGCCGTGCTGGTGACTTCTTCGCTGGCCAGGATCTGGTCGACGTTGGCTCCGTAGAGGTAGCGGTCGGTCAGGTCTTCAGCTTCGTCGAAGCGGAGGAGCATGTGATCTCCGGCGGCGCCTCGTTCTTCTCGTAGACCATCGTAGATGTAGATTTCTTCGGTGGCGGTGCCGCTGCCGGCTCCGTCGGCGTCGACTGTTTTCACGATGCGGCGATTGAAGATGTCGTAGGTGTAGTCGACCTCGTGGGTGACCGTGCCGCCGCTGGTTTTCGTGGTGATGTTCACCAGGCGGTTACGGTAGTCCCACGTGTATTCGATCACTTCACCGGTGCTGATGTTCGTCTTGGTGAGGCGGTTTCCTTCGTCATCGTACGTATAGTTGAACGTTCCGTCCGACAGAAGCTGATTGTTGTCACCAGTCGAATACCCGCCGCCGGTTCGGTTGCCGTTTTCGTCGTAGGTGTACGACTCGTCGCCGGTCGTGCCGGTGCGATCGGCTCCGGTCAGTTGGTCGGTGTCGTCGTAGCTGTAGTCCGCATCTTCAGCGGAGTAACCGTAGACCGAGAACGCGGTCAAGCGGTTGCCTTCGTCGTAGGCGTAGGTGTACCC is from Bremerella sp. JC817 and encodes:
- a CDS encoding ISL3 family transposase, translated to MQDKELYQHLLGLKSPWFVSQVALDVDRQQIDVHVEHPPGTKFCCPECDAKLACYDHAPQRSWRHLDSCQFKTILHAAVPRVNCPQHGVKQADVSWAEKGSRFTILFERLAIDVLLATQTVTGAMQILRTNWDQTWNVIQRAVARGKLRKQAQPKPRIGIDEKAFAKGHNYITLLYDLDASTVEAIADGHDTESGIACLSQLSDEQIASVEAIAMDMCQAYVHAAQQTIPLAEAKIVHDRFHVMQLATKAVDQVRKGEHRQLQQADDHRLAKTKYVWLKSQENLTEKQQSQLDQAFTLQLETGKAWAYKEMLRDLWEHADASSAPTYFKDWYRRVIHTKLAPMKKVARTIKERLANVVSYCTHGITNAVAEGINSKIMAIKRRVGGYRNRENFKTAIFFHCGGLNLYP